One stretch of Ipomoea triloba cultivar NCNSP0323 chromosome 8, ASM357664v1 DNA includes these proteins:
- the LOC116026887 gene encoding uncharacterized protein LOC116026887, with protein MIPKIVAEFVQELTDEQKRAVEEIGFGGILHLQLTKSEGPLIKYLIRQFDVYCSAIRLEGGELLLIEEDDVQRTLGIPQGSNVVEEGTRFEHMAEDGDSAAYANLVASWRERWGIDGKSPITTSMPGQILKRGDHGDMFKRDFVLFIVSAMLCGHQDRCCNFRILKSLINLDQIKTYNWCAYTHKSMVDSIQSFQKNDKQFFTGPVAFILLVYFDRVQFKGMRVNRTYPTIVGWSAELARKRVKEENKAGSFGRGTVLHRITKPTDIAAATSRQNDQPPVAALNIPSSSVDKVAGILQKLASTVREFGEAMAEIGKQGAPVNVMRKTFSGLSNMLNVASTIEATATPTSSQLDDIFFGSESFTTAVDALVETFEKTRKQIDPNAPPFDLGLSQATQPSDQINAPTFDLGLSPSPAAAQQQEGDLGLTPPPQPEKEQETEDAAGEPGIDALVDRIAGEATKDATFSTPGVTRVPFQRADSPADEFDR; from the exons ATGATCCCGAAGATTGTGGCTGAGTTTGTTCAAGAGCTGACTGATGAACAGAAAAGGGCTGTGGAGGAGATCGGATTTGGAGGGATATTACACCTCCAACTAACAAAGAGTGAAGGCCCTCTAATAAAGTACTTGATTAGGCAGTTTGATGTTTATTGCTCTGCAATCCGACTTGAAGGGGGTGAATTGCTGCTTATAGAAGAGGATGATGTTCAAAGAACATTGGGGATCCCACAAGGGAGCAACGTGGTTGAGGAGGGCACAAGATTTGAGCATATGGCAGAAGATGGTGATAGTGCAGCGTATGCCAACCTTGTGGCCTCATGGAGGGAGCGATGGGGAATTGATGGTAAATCCCCAATCACAACATCAATGCCGGGGCAGATTCTGAAAAGAGGAGACCATGGAGATATGTTTAAACGCGACTTTGTCCTATTTATAGTATCGGCAATGCTGTGTGGCCACCAAGATAGGTGTTGCAActttaggattttaaaatccttgatAAACCTTGACCAGATCAAGACCTACAATTGGTGTGCCTATACACACAAGTCTATGGTCGACTCCATTCAATCTTTTCAGAAAAATGACAAGCAATTCTTCACTGGACCCGTTGCATTCATCCTA CTTGTGTACTTTGACCGGGTACAGTTCAAGGGGATGAGAGTGAATAGAACATACCCAACCATTGTTGGGTGGAGTGCTGAACTTGCTAGAAAAAGggttaaagaagaaaacaaagcagggTCATTTGGAAGGGGGACAGTGCTCCATAGAATAACAAAACCTACTGATATTGCTGCTGCCACCTCCAGGCAGAATGATCAACCTCCTGTTGCTGCATTGAATATCCCATCATCAAGCGTAGATAAGGTGGCAGGGATCCTACAAAAGTTGGCTTCGACAGTAAGAGAGTTTGGTGAGGCTATGGCTGAAATTGGAAAGCAAGGAGCACCCGTAAATGTGATGAGGAAGACATTTTCGGGCTTATCTAACATGCTAAATGTTGCCAGCACCATAGAAGCCACTGCAACCCCAACATCCTCCCAGCTGGACGACATCTTCTTTGGTAGTGAAAGCTTCACTACGGCTGTGGATGCCCTTGTCGAAACCTTTGAAAAGACAAGGAAACAAATAGACCCTAATGCCCCTCCTTTTGACTTGGGGCTATCTCAAGCAACACAGCCATCGGACCAAATAAATGCTCCGACCTTTGATTTGGGACTGAGTCCATCACCAGCAGCAGCACAGCAACAGGAGGGGGATTTAGGgctgactccaccaccacaacca gagaaagagcaagagacAGAGGATGCTGCGGGGGAACCGGGGATTGATGCCCTGGTGGATAGAATTGCAGGGGAAGCCACAAAAGATGCAACATTTTCAACCCCCGGTGTGACTAGAGTTCCTTTTCAAAGGGCTGATTCCCCTGCTGATGAATttgataggtaa